GCGACATGTCTCACCGTCTCCGCTTCCGGTCTAGCCGAAACGCTTGTTCTGTTCTATTAATTTCTGATTCGGCCCGCAGAAATGAAAGCCGACTGCTGTTATCTTGATCTCTAGCGTTATCAAGTGACATTGAGGTCCGGTGAGGTCCCCCCTCGCCCAGAAAGCATTTAGCGTATGAGTAGCAGTGACGGAAGAGGACGAATCCCGGTTGTCGGCGTGATGGGATCGGGGAAAAAAGTGCACGGAGATCTGGCCAAAGAATTGGGCGCCTGGATTGCCGCAGCCGGATACAACTTGCTGACCGGCGGCGGCGGTGGAGAGATGAAAGCGGTCAGCGAATCGTTTTATCACGTCGAAGATCGTGCAGGCCGCGTGATCGGCATCATCCCCGGCGACGCATCCGGCGGATCTTACTCGCGCCGTCTCCACTACCCCAACGAGTTTGTCGAAATCCCGATCTACACCCATCTGCCGCAAACCGGTTACGAGGGAATGCAGGTCGCCAGCCGCAACCATGTCAACATCCTCAGCTCTGATATCGTCGTCGCGCTTCCCGGCACCAAAGGAACCGCCGCCGAAGTCTGTCTGGCGCTGCGATATGGTCGTCCAGTGATTGCGCTGCTGGGAGGTCGCTTCAAGATCCCCGGTCTGCCTGCCGAAGTGAAAACCGTGACGACGGTTGAAGAAGTCGCCGAGTGGATTGCCGATCTCGAGCCGAAACCGCTGCCGTCTAGCTGCCGACTGAAGAAGGTCGTGCCGCCGGATGAGATCTTGACGCCGGATTTTTAAGATCGCTGGTGCAACTTTTGGCGTTAAGCGAAAGAGGGCACTCAAAAAATTTGGCTGGCATCTTTCTTCGTGGCCCGCTGCGCATGCGAGGGAAATATGGTTGACTACTTCGATCCACCTTGGAATCGCCGAGCGATTTTCCCTCGCTTGCGCAGCGGGCTAAGAAGAAAGATAGGGGGGATGCGTGAGGGATGTCTTTAGCAACTCCGCTCTTCAAACTCCAGCAAGTTCTCCCCTTCCTGCATCGCGTTAATCTCTTCGAAGCTCAGGAAGCGGACGTCAGATTGATCGGCAAGTTCGACTTTGTAGTGGTCGCCGGGGCGGACTTTCTTCCACAGGCGAACGCGGCTCACGCCGTTTTTGCGGGCCACTTTGATGCAGTCATCCGACTTACGTTCGACGACGAGCGTCACCTTGTGATTGATTTGCGCCATAACGATTTCTCTGCTCTGCTAGACGTTTCCGGAGGGCCTTCTACTACAAACCTAGATTGCGAATCCCTCGGATTGCGGCCACGAATTATGCAGAGTAGCGAGAAGTTGGCATTCTCGACAGCATTTGGGGCGATATGCATAAAAAAAGCGGACCCGAGGGCCCGCTTTTCTTTTCGTGGAGTTTTGCTGGAAGACTGTTAGACGAATTTCGTCTTGCCCGGCATGGCGACGACCGGAGTCGGAGCATCGCCCCATTCGTACGCCTTCGGGGTCATGTCTTCCTGCGAGTTGAGCGCCATGTCCCAAGTGATCTTTTGGCCGGTGTAAGCGGCCATGCGGCCCATGATGGCCATCAACGTGCTGCGGGTCATGTAGACGCCGTTGTTGATAACGTTGCCAGAGCGCATTCCTTCGTACAGCGCTTTGTGCTCTAGGTCATACATGTTGCCCCCTTTGCCGCTGTACTTCCAGGCTTCGCCTTCGTTCGGCGTGACCGTGCCGCTGAGGATTTGCGCCTTGCCTTTGGTGCCATAGACGTAGTCGTTGACGTCGTTGTGGCAACCGGCCATCTGGCGGCAGTAAGAGAAGGTCTTCACATCATTGGGGAACTCGTACGAGACGCCAAAGTGATCGTAGACGTTGCCCCATTTCTCTTCGGTGCGAACCTGGCGTCCGCCGACCGCTTCGCAAGCGAGCGGCGCCGCATCGTCGTTCAACCAGAGCGCCTTGTCGAGACTATGGATGTGCTGCTCGGCGATGATGTCGCCGGCGAGCCAAGTGTAATAGGTCCAGTTGCGAACCTGATTTTCCATCTCGGTCCATTCCGACGTCGGTTGGCGATACCAGAGCGTGCCGGTCAGATAGGTCTCGTGAATCGAGACGATATCGCCGATCGCGCCTTCTTTGATTTTGGCGACGGTCTCTTGGACCATCGGAGCGTAACGCCAACAAAGTCCGCTCACGATGCTCAGGTCTTTCTGACGCGCCATTTCAACCGTCTCAAACACATGGCGACAACCAGGGCCGTCGACGGCGACCGGCTTTTCGCAAAAAACATGCTTGCCTGCTTCGATCGCGGCTCGCAGATGGGCCGGACGGAAGTGAGGCGGCGTGCAGAGCAACACGGCGTCGACATCGGTTTCCATCACTTGCTTGTAGCCGTCAAAGCCAGAGAAGCAAGTGTCGTCGGTCACTTCCAAGCGATCGCCCAAGGCGCGGGTCAGACGTTCGCGCGCTTGCGTCAGAACATCGGGGAAGATATCGCACAGCGCGGTGACCTTCAAATTGGGGTCGCCCATCGTCGCATTTTTGGCGGCGCCGCTACCACGACCACCGCAACCGATCAACGCAACTTTGATCGTGTCATCGCCGGCGGCGTGAACGCTACGAGCCAGGCTCAAGCTGCCGACCGCGGCGGCGCCGCTGATCGCGGCCGATTTGCGGAGAAACTCACGACGCGTATCGGAGTTGGGAGTGCTGTTTTCATTCGGCATAAAAAGAAGCTCCTTTGGCAGGCGACGGCGTCTCATGAGGTGAGAACGCTTCATTCGGTTGGAGACGCAGGGTATGGGTAAGTTTCGATTCTAGATCGATACGCCAGAAATCGCTATTCGATTTTGGGTGGGTGGGGGGCGTTTTTCCGCGTTTCTTTTCACGGCGCGCACAAACGACAGGCCCTAGCGCAAACCAGCGATAAATTTACGGAACTCCGCTTCGAATGCGGTCAAGTCGCTCGCGACGAATTTTTGGAACTCGGCAATGCGTTCTTCGCGTGGAGGATCGTACAAAGGGCGACGCTGGGACAGATGTTTCAGATAGTTGACATACGCGTCGGGATATCGCTTGAGTAGGAAGTAGTTGAGCGCCCAGCTAAGCGCGTAGGCGTCGAGCGCCGTTTCGGCTTTCCGAAATTGATCATCATTGACCAACAGATCCGCGACGATTTGACCGCCGGGACGCTGGACCAGGCGTTTGGCTTGCGGCAGGCGAATCCGATTGACTTCGCCGATGCCGCGCCAACCCCGAGAGCTCGATAGGTCAGGCGTCTCAAAATAGATCGCCAGCCCTTCGCTGACCCAGACCGGATTGTCGGCCAGGCGGATCTGTAGCCCGCAGTTGTAAGCGAGTTGATGCGTCGCTTCGTGCACGATGGTCGCCACCAGCCAGGTCGCTTCGGGACGTGCGAGAATGTTGTTGATCCGCGCGATGTCGCGTTGGCTGGAGCCGACCGAGCGCACCGCGTCGACGCCGGTCAGGTCATACATCGCAACGCGATTGGTATGCATGCTGTAGTAACCGATGATCGAGCCGGCCGCGTCTCCCAACTCCGCTTTGCCGTAGGCGGCGTAGTTTTGTTTGTTGTCAAAGATGACGGCAACCAGCGGTTGCGTCGGTTCGACCAGGCTGACGCCGCGCTGTTTCCAATAGTTGACGAAGCCGCGATAGAGACGTTCGTAAAGCGAGCCGCACCAGTAGGCGTACGCTCGCGACGTGTTGTAGCAGATCAGATAGTGCGCGGTTTCATGCACCTCGAAACCAGCAGGCAACTCGGCCAACAGTTGCTCGGTCAACGCTTTCTTCTCAAGCAACGCAAACTCGCCGGGGTCTTGCTTCGCCGTGATCAGATCGTCGGCCAAGATCGGCCACATCATGCCGTCTGGCGTTTCAAGAATAACGCCGCTATCGGCGTTTGCGATCACGCGCCCGGTCTTGGTGACCTCTACTTCATTTTGACGAAAAGTGAGCGTATCTTCCGCCGAAGCAGAAATGCCGCCGGCCGAAATGAAGACGAGCAGCACCAGAACAGGTGATAAGTTGCGTGCGAAGTTCATCGTTTCAGTATAAGCAAAGATCGCTGCGAAACGTCGGTTTTGACGACGATTACTTCTCACTCGTCATGACTGAGCCGAGCGAAATGCAGGTCTGAGCAGCATAATCGTTATCACCGCCAGCGTCGCCGAGAAGGCCAGATTGATCAGACACAAGCTGGCGACGTTATCCTCGGCGCCGTAGTGCAGCATCTCGAAGATCGTGCGCGAGAGAGTGTCAACGCCCGGCGGAGTGACCAGGTACGAAGCGGTGACATCGCTGGTCGCCAGCGCAAAAGCCAACAAAA
The nucleotide sequence above comes from Blastopirellula sp. J2-11. Encoded proteins:
- a CDS encoding Gfo/Idh/MocA family protein encodes the protein MPNENSTPNSDTRREFLRKSAAISGAAAVGSLSLARSVHAAGDDTIKVALIGCGGRGSGAAKNATMGDPNLKVTALCDIFPDVLTQARERLTRALGDRLEVTDDTCFSGFDGYKQVMETDVDAVLLCTPPHFRPAHLRAAIEAGKHVFCEKPVAVDGPGCRHVFETVEMARQKDLSIVSGLCWRYAPMVQETVAKIKEGAIGDIVSIHETYLTGTLWYRQPTSEWTEMENQVRNWTYYTWLAGDIIAEQHIHSLDKALWLNDDAAPLACEAVGGRQVRTEEKWGNVYDHFGVSYEFPNDVKTFSYCRQMAGCHNDVNDYVYGTKGKAQILSGTVTPNEGEAWKYSGKGGNMYDLEHKALYEGMRSGNVINNGVYMTRSTLMAIMGRMAAYTGQKITWDMALNSQEDMTPKAYEWGDAPTPVVAMPGKTKFV
- a CDS encoding DUF1570 domain-containing protein is translated as MNFARNLSPVLVLLVFISAGGISASAEDTLTFRQNEVEVTKTGRVIANADSGVILETPDGMMWPILADDLITAKQDPGEFALLEKKALTEQLLAELPAGFEVHETAHYLICYNTSRAYAYWCGSLYERLYRGFVNYWKQRGVSLVEPTQPLVAVIFDNKQNYAAYGKAELGDAAGSIIGYYSMHTNRVAMYDLTGVDAVRSVGSSQRDIARINNILARPEATWLVATIVHEATHQLAYNCGLQIRLADNPVWVSEGLAIYFETPDLSSSRGWRGIGEVNRIRLPQAKRLVQRPGGQIVADLLVNDDQFRKAETALDAYALSWALNYFLLKRYPDAYVNYLKHLSQRRPLYDPPREERIAEFQKFVASDLTAFEAEFRKFIAGLR